One window from the genome of Parasteatoda tepidariorum isolate YZ-2023 chromosome 8, CAS_Ptep_4.0, whole genome shotgun sequence encodes:
- the LOC122269596 gene encoding uncharacterized protein: MSFLYNRAVLNYWLQKLQKFPQITASEETNNAADEELDNIEEDLGLQDDEISGYVEPEFLFGPGFSIWNIIGWRRDKKVLDDSMLEFNEYKCEEESFHPILGDEVVENNREFMWDDGSKQLMYTEECVSSDNGVELESVESAKKESVGKDSEETHSEPKKENKHVVAQNVDLDESNSGIKDSEEPNILPDPTFSLWNTICEWFPKRVPENVVRNHRVDETTWDDTMFDSFENAYEEKSVPPNLASEVVDNERHIYWNVDSEASYYAEKWNSAQICDDDATVERVGICPLQKEAEALVQLEIFEKTFTHNWDFAKVDCESFSVDILDVDVASHVKPEIAAENFAHELDYGNEGIESYETAKNEIDVAGKQKKTKKKRVGRFFRKLFCSCVKKNKE; encoded by the exons atgagtTTTCTATATAACCGAGCGGTATTAAATTACTGGCTCCAAAAGTTGCAGAAGTTTCCTCAAATAACAG cttcagAGGAAACTAATAATGCAGCTGATGAGGAATTGGATAATATTGA GGAAGACTTAGGTCTTCAGGATGATGAAATAAGTGGATATGTTGAACCAGAGTTTCTATTTGGACCTGGTTTTTCAATCTGGAATATAATTGGTTGGAG ACGTGATAAGAAAGTGTTGGATGATTCGATGCTCGAGTTTAATGAGTACAAATGTGAGGAAGAAAGTTTCCATCCAATATTGGGAGATGAAGTTGTTGAAAACAACAG AGAATTTATGTGGGACGATGGTTCTAAACAGTTGATGTATACTGAAGAATGTGTTTCTAGTGACAATGGTGTAGAATTAGAAAG tgTGGAAAGTGCTAAGAAGGAATCTGTGGGAAAAGATTCGGAAGAAACACATTCTGAaccaaaaaaggaaaacaaacatGTTGTGGCTCAAAA tgttGATCTTGATGAATCAAACAGTGGGATTAAAGATAGTGAAGAGCCAAATATTTTACCTGATCCCACATTTTCACTTTGGAATACTATTTGTGAATGGTTTCCGAAAAGAGTCCCTGAGAATGTAGTTAGAAATCATAG agttgATGAGACTACTTGGGATGATACAATGTTCGATTCGTTCGAAAATGCCTACGAGGAGAAAAGTGTCCCTCCTAATTTGGCGAGTGAAGTTGTTGATAATGAGAG gcaTATTTATTGGAATGTAGATTCTGAAGCATCATACTATGCAGAAAAATGGAATTCTGCGCAAATTTGCGATGATGATGCTACAGTAGAAAG aGTTGGAATATGCCCTTTACAAAAGGAAGCTGAAGCATTAGTTCAgctagaaatatttgaaaaaactttcacCCATAATTGGGATTTTGCAAAGGTGGATTGTGaaag ttttagtGTTGATATACTGGATGTAGACGTTGCATCCCATGTGAAACCAGAAATTGCGGCAGAAAATTTCGCCCATGAACTGGATTATGGAAATGAGGGCATAgaaag CTATGAGACTGCCAAAAATGAGATTGATGTAGCAGGGAAacagaaaaagacaaaaaagaaacGTGTCGGACGGTTTTTCCGTAAATTATTCTGTTCCTGCGTGAAGAAAAACAAGGAGTAA
- the LOC139426160 gene encoding uncharacterized protein: protein MAKDPLEDYLSSRTKKRVDSLFTLRFKFSCLAKTQQGEEKRYQQRFPEWVVQEDEKNNIDEKFFMFNRREKEEQQIVSKEKNLNELQTIAEKGIQKFHDSTHNFQKEKVDKIINIFESRVNDNIVPHPFSKYAEELAIYFEEILCKNLETTTALKKEVEKLGNELNNLQLLIRDSKQGNEQLKFNKHPSITSTDLNVQNERVVDQIEMKDELKNAKINEDSLYDLIYENDVLNVKLRNISKERDTLRNRFISNQRKIYQKSDFKSFLLEKMLFALQSKNIFPEIPTQHAILPKRKERKDISPVKDIPKSPLMIKIEGKSLSSH, encoded by the exons ATGGCCAAGGATCCATTGGAGGACTACCTCTCTTCCAGAACAAAGAAGAGAGTCGATTCGTTGTTTACACTCAGATTCAAGTTCAGTTGC ttgGCGAAGACTCAACAAGGGGAAGAAAAACGATACCAACAAAGATTTCCAGAATGGGTTGTTCAAGAGGACGAAAAGAATAACAtcgatgaaaaattttttatgtttaacagGAGAGAGAAAGAAGAGCAACAAATTGTTTCCAAGGAAAAGAATCTAAACGAATTACAGACCATCGCCGAAAAAGGCATACAAAAGTTCCATGACAGTACTCAcaatttccaaaaagaaaaagtggataaaattataaatatttttgaatccaGGGTAAATGATAATATCGTGCCACATCCTTTCTCAAAGTATGCTGAGGAATTGGCGATTTATTTCGAAGAAATcctttgtaaaaatttagaaacaactaCAGCTCTTAAAAAAGAAGTAGAGAAACTTGGAAACGAGCTGAATAACTTGCAGTTACTAATACGGGATTCCAAACAGGGAAatgagcaattaaaatttaataaacatccTTCTATTACGTCGACGGATTTGAATGTACAAAATGAAAGAGTTGTTGATCAAATAGAAATGAAAGATGAATTAAAGAATGCAAAGATAAACGAGGATTCACTTTATGATCTAATTTACGAGAATgatgttttaaatgtaaagttgaggaatatttcaaaagaaagagaTACATTAAGAAATCGATTTATATCGAATCAGAGGAAGATTTATcagaaatcagattttaaaagttttctcttAGAGAAAATGTTATTTGCTTTGCAAAGTAAGAATATATTTCCAGAAATTCCAACTCAGCATGCGATACTTCCCAAAAGAAAAGAACGTAAGGACATATCGCCAGTTAAAGACATTCCTAAATCTCCCTTGATGATAAAAATAGAGGGTAAATCATTAAGCTctcattaa